One segment of Erigeron canadensis isolate Cc75 chromosome 2, C_canadensis_v1, whole genome shotgun sequence DNA contains the following:
- the LOC122588954 gene encoding histidine-containing phosphotransfer protein 1-like isoform X2, whose product MDVSQLERQCRDYARCLYDEGDIDEQFIQLQKLQDESNPSFVFEVISLFFEDTEKLLYNLTSALHQENVDYKQVDAHVHQLKGSSSSIGALKLKNLCIVFRNYCGEKNREGCLECLQQAKRECILIRSKLEVLFNIERQIIQAGGSVPMLLA is encoded by the exons ATGGATGTCTCTCAATTGGAAAGACAGTGTAGAGATTACGCGAGATGTCTGTATGACGAG GGAGATATTGATGAACAATTTATAcaacttcaaaaattgcaagACGAAAGCAACCCAAGTTTTGTTTTTGAAGTTATTTCTCTTTTCTTTGAAGATACCGAGAAGCTTCTGTATAATTTGACTTCTGCTCT TCATCAAGAGAATGTCGATTATAAGCAAGTAGATGCTCATGTACACCAGCTCAAAGGTAGTAGTTCCAG CATAGGTGCACTAAAACTAAAGAATTTGTGTATTGTCTTCCGAAATTATTGTGGTGAGAAAAACCGTGAGGG GTGTCTAGAATGTCTGCAACAAGCGAAACGTGAGTGCATCCTCATACGGAGCAAACTCGAAGTCTTGTTTAAT ATCGAGCGACAAATCATACAAGCTGGTGGATCAGTCCCTATGTTGTTGGCATAG
- the LOC122588954 gene encoding histidine-containing phosphotransfer protein 1-like isoform X1 has translation MDVSQLERQCRDYARCLYDEGDIDEQFIQLQKLQDESNPSFVFEVISLFFEDTEKLLYNLTSALHQENVDYKQVDAHVHQLKGSSSSIGALKLKNLCIVFRNYCGEKNREGCLECLQQAKRECILIRSKLEVLFNKKRRINGWDPSSPMYCLVPGAHTGTPHRTHAR, from the exons ATGGATGTCTCTCAATTGGAAAGACAGTGTAGAGATTACGCGAGATGTCTGTATGACGAG GGAGATATTGATGAACAATTTATAcaacttcaaaaattgcaagACGAAAGCAACCCAAGTTTTGTTTTTGAAGTTATTTCTCTTTTCTTTGAAGATACCGAGAAGCTTCTGTATAATTTGACTTCTGCTCT TCATCAAGAGAATGTCGATTATAAGCAAGTAGATGCTCATGTACACCAGCTCAAAGGTAGTAGTTCCAG CATAGGTGCACTAAAACTAAAGAATTTGTGTATTGTCTTCCGAAATTATTGTGGTGAGAAAAACCGTGAGGG GTGTCTAGAATGTCTGCAACAAGCGAAACGTGAGTGCATCCTCATACGGAGCAAACTCGAAGTCTTGTTTAAT AAAAAAAGAAGGATAAATGGGTGGGATCCCTCTAGTCCCATGTATTGTCTGGTACCCGGAGCGCACACCGGCACACCGCATAGAACTCATGCCCGGTGA
- the LOC122586674 gene encoding low affinity sulfate transporter 3-like, producing MHHDIIAGSIFFFLYHWPHPITGAFARTAVNFYAGCQTAMSNVVMAITVIVMLQLLTGLLYYTPVAILSSIILSALPGLINYSEAYHIWKVDKLDFLACAGAFFGVLFASVEMGLMIAVAVSFAKINLSALRPRVEELGRLPGTDIFCEVSQYTVAHPVAGVLIIRLNSGLLCFTNANPLRDRILKWVAEEKEKEAMKTPITGVILDMSSVTNIDYAGIIALEETNKKLLSKGIKLVITSPKWRVIHKLKLAKFVDKIGRDCIFLTVSEAVDSLGSS from the exons ATGCATCACGATATCATCGCaggttctatttttttttttttataccacTGGCCGCACCCTATTACAG GTGCATTTGCACGCACTGCTGTTAACTTTTATGCTGGCTGCCAAACCGCAATGTCTAATGTAGTCATGGCTATCACTGTGATTGTAATGCTGCAACTGTTAACGGGGCTTTTATACTACACTCCAGTTGCTATACTATCATCAATTATTTTATCTGCACTCCCTGGGTTAATTAACTATAGTGAAGCTTATCATATCTGGAAAGTCGACAAATTGGACTTTTTGGCTTGTGCTGGAGCTTTCTTTGGTGTGTTATTTGCTTCGGTAGAGATGGGACTTATGATTGCA GTTGCTGTTTCATTTGCTAAGATAAACCTTAGTGCTTTACGACCTCGTGTGGAAGAGCTAGGGAGGCTTCCGGGAACAGATATTTTCTGTGAAGTTAGTCAGTACACTGTGGCTCATCCGGTTGCAGGTGTTCTAATAATCCGCCTCAATTCTGGCTTGCTTTGCTTTACAAATGCAAATCCCCTTAGAGATAG GATACTGAAATGGGTAGccgaagagaaagaaaaagaagctaTGAAAACACCTATCACTGGAGTAATCCTCGACATGTCCA GTGTGACGAATATTGATTACGCTGGAATTATAGCATTGGAAGAAACCAATAAGAAGTTGCTTTCAAAAGGCATCAAA TTAGTCATCACGAGCCCAAAATGGCGAGTGATTCACAAGCTAAAGCTTGCAAAGTTCGTTGATAAAATTGGAAGAGACTGCATCTTCCTCACTGTTTCTGAAGCTGTTGATTCCTTAGGTAGTTCCTAG
- the LOC122586676 gene encoding probable ribose-5-phosphate isomerase 2 isoform X1 — translation MAMASKKPTPAATTTPMTSSQPQVILTQDDLKKIAAYKAVEFVESNMILGLGTGSTAKHAIDRIGQLLKQGKLNNIIGIPTSKQTHQQALSLNIPLSDIDTHPVLDLAIDGADEVDPDMNLVKGRGGSLLREKMIEGCCKKFVVIVDESKLVDYVGGSGLAMPVEIVPFCWKFTCKKLENLFVGSGCVAKLRCDGNSDPFVTDNGNYIIDLYFKKDIGDLKEAGDKILRLAGVVEHGMFIDMATTLIVASEMGVTVRHK, via the coding sequence ATGGCCATGGCTTCTAAAAAACCTACACCCGCCGCCACAACAACACCAATGACGTCATCCCAACCTCAAGTCATCTTAACCCAAGACGACCTCAAAAAAATCGCCGCATACAAAGCCGTAGAATTCGTCGAATCCAACATGATTCTCGGACTCGGAACCGGTTCAACCGCAAAACACGCAATAGACCGGATAGGCCAGTTACTAAAACAAGGCAAACTAAATAACATCATAGGAATCCCAACATCAAAACAAACACACCAACAAGCTTTATCATTAAACATACCATTATCCGACATAGATACCCACCCAGTTCTCGATTTAGCCATTGATGGGGCAGACGAAGTTGACCCGGATATGAATCTGGTAAAAGGTCGGGGCGGGTCGCTGCTCCGAGAAAAAATGATTGAAGGGTGTTGCAAGAaatttgttgttattgttgatgaGAGTAAATTAGTTGATTATGTGGGTGGAAGTGGATTAGCTATGCCGGTTGAAATTGTGCCATTTTGTTGGAAATTTACTTGTAAGAAATTGGAAAATTTGTTTGTTGGTAGTGGATGTGTCGCTAAGTTGAGATGTGACGGAAATAGTGACCCATTTGTGACGGATAATGGGaattatataattgatttgTATTTTAAGAAAGATATTGGGGATTTGAAAGAAGCGGGTGATAAGATTTTGAGACTTGCAGGTGTTGTTGAACATGGAATGTTTATTGATATGGCTACTACTTTGATTGTGGCTAGTGAGATGGGCGTGACTGTTAGGCATAAGTAG